CGGCTGTCAGAGCCCGCCGTTCCCGAACCATCCCCACCCGAAAACCCTCCCCGCCCACGACAACAGCCCCCACGATCTCAAGGCGCCGCCCGGCTACGCCAGCCCGGCTATGCCAGCCCGGCCCGGAACGCCTGAATCACCAGCTGCACCCGGTCCCGGGCATCGAGCTTGGCCAGCAGATGACCGACATGGGTCTTGACCGTGCCGGTGGACACGGTCAGACGCTCGGCGATCTCGGTGTTGGTGAGCCCCGCCGCGATGAGAGTCAGCACCTCCAGCTCGCGCGCGGTGAGCAGCATCCGCAGCCGGGCCCGCGCCGAGGCAGAGGCCGCATCGGCGTCGGCCGCGGGCACCGCGGCCTGGGACTGCCGCGCGAACGCCTGGATCAGCCGCCGCGTCGCCGTCGGCGCCAGCAGCGCCTCCCCGCCGGCGACCACCTCGATCGCGGCCAGCAGCCCCTCCGGCGGCGTGTCCTTCAACAGGAACCCGCTTGCCCCGGCCCGCAACGCCCCGAACACGTAGTCGTCCAGATCGAACGTGGTCAGGATCAGCACCCGCGACGGACCGGCCGCCGTGATCAGCCGCGTCGCCTCCAGACCGTCCATCCCGGGCATGCGCACATCCATGAGCACCACATCCGGGCACACGGCGCGCGCCGCCGCCACCGCCTGGGCGCCGTCGCAGGCCTGCGCGACGACCTGGAAGCCGTCGGCCATCGCCACGATCCCGGCGAAGCCGGCGCGGACCAGGGCCTGGTCGTCGGCGACCAGGACGGTGATCGGCGCGGTGATCGGCGCGGTCATCCGCGCGCTCCGGCGCTGGAGGGCAGTGCTTGTCCATCGGGGCCCTGCGCGCGGTCGGGGCTGTCGGGTCCACTGTCAGGTCCACTGTCGGGGCTGCCGGTGTGGTCGCCGGTGTGGCGCGGGCACGGCAGCACGGCCCGTACCCGCCAGCCGCCGCCGGGCAGGGGACCGGCGGCCACCGTGCCGTCGTACAGTCCGACGCGTTCGGTGATCCCGGCCAGGCCGTGTCCGCCGCCGGGATGGGAC
This region of Catenulispora sp. GP43 genomic DNA includes:
- a CDS encoding response regulator: MTAPITAPITVLVADDQALVRAGFAGIVAMADGFQVVAQACDGAQAVAAARAVCPDVVLMDVRMPGMDGLEATRLITAAGPSRVLILTTFDLDDYVFGALRAGASGFLLKDTPPEGLLAAIEVVAGGEALLAPTATRRLIQAFARQSQAAVPAADADAASASARARLRMLLTARELEVLTLIAAGLTNTEIAERLTVSTGTVKTHVGHLLAKLDARDRVQLVIQAFRAGLA